One Peterkaempfera bronchialis DNA window includes the following coding sequences:
- a CDS encoding extracellular solute-binding protein, whose translation MTARTVPRRRRLAAAAAFLAVLAAATACTGSDPGSRSAEPAAPTATATGGAVLTIATGSDLSSTGIRQQLIRDWAKGHHVEVRIVRLSDDADRQRSQLVAALQSRTGGYDVVNLDVTWTAEFADGGLIQPLRGSRFTDALDQDVWPAAADTVRRRGKVWAMPWNTDVGLLYYRKDLLPAAQYGTPRSWDDLAAATARFADSPARALPANRNVKAGLLTQLKEYEGLTVNTLEAVWRGGGDVVDGHGTVVVDSAPAQAGLDTLLYARRGGSSLPLLGADSLRSDEMSSLRHFIAGESLYLRNWPFAYGRLKDAQSKSADQPAGQRPEYGVDPLPWSSALGGQNLAVAAGSPHRALAEDLIAHLTGQDAERRLFEGGFAPARRSALTGRSPGAAAADPEYLAALRSSLDRARARPATPYYAAFTRDVQDSVTTMLHGSGPAGPAASALAERLRGSLAGH comes from the coding sequence ATGACCGCCCGTACGGTGCCACGCCGCCGCCGACTCGCCGCAGCCGCCGCGTTCCTGGCCGTGCTCGCCGCCGCCACCGCCTGCACCGGCTCTGACCCTGGCAGCCGCAGCGCCGAGCCGGCCGCGCCGACCGCGACGGCCACCGGGGGAGCCGTCCTCACCATCGCCACCGGCAGCGACCTCTCCAGCACCGGCATCCGGCAGCAGCTGATCCGCGACTGGGCCAAGGGCCACCATGTCGAGGTGCGGATCGTCCGGCTCTCCGACGACGCCGACCGCCAGCGCAGCCAACTGGTCGCGGCCCTCCAGTCCCGCACCGGCGGCTATGACGTGGTCAACCTGGACGTCACCTGGACCGCCGAGTTCGCCGACGGCGGGCTCATCCAGCCGCTGCGCGGCAGCCGCTTCACCGACGCCCTGGACCAGGACGTCTGGCCCGCCGCCGCAGACACCGTCCGCCGCCGAGGCAAGGTCTGGGCCATGCCCTGGAACACCGACGTCGGCCTGCTCTACTACCGCAAGGACCTGCTCCCCGCCGCCCAGTACGGCACCCCGCGCAGCTGGGACGACCTGGCCGCCGCCACCGCCCGCTTCGCCGACTCCCCGGCCCGCGCCCTCCCGGCCAACCGGAATGTCAAGGCCGGTCTGCTCACCCAGCTCAAGGAGTACGAGGGCCTCACCGTCAACACCCTGGAGGCCGTCTGGCGCGGCGGCGGCGACGTGGTCGACGGCCATGGCACGGTCGTCGTCGACAGCGCCCCCGCCCAGGCGGGCCTGGACACCCTGCTCTACGCCCGCCGCGGCGGCTCCAGCCTCCCGCTGCTCGGCGCGGACTCGCTGCGCTCCGACGAGATGTCCAGCCTCCGCCACTTCATCGCCGGGGAGTCGCTCTATCTGCGCAACTGGCCCTTCGCATACGGGCGGTTGAAGGACGCGCAGAGCAAGTCCGCCGACCAGCCGGCCGGGCAGCGCCCCGAGTACGGCGTGGACCCGCTGCCCTGGTCCTCCGCCCTCGGCGGCCAGAACCTCGCCGTCGCCGCCGGCAGCCCGCACCGCGCCCTCGCCGAGGACCTCATCGCCCACCTCACCGGCCAGGACGCCGAGCGCCGCCTCTTCGAGGGCGGCTTCGCCCCGGCCCGCCGCTCCGCCCTCACCGGCCGCAGCCCCGGCGCAGCCGCCGCCGACCCCGAGTACCTGGCGGCGCTGCGCAGCTCCCTGGACCGGGCCAGGGCCCGCCCCGCGACCCCCTACTACGCGGCCTTCACCCGCGACGTCCAGGACTCCGTCACCACCATGCTGCACGGCAGCGGCCCCGCCGGGCCCGCCGCCTCCGCCCTCGCCGAACGGCTCCGAGGCTCCCTCGCCGGCCACTGA
- a CDS encoding caspase, EACC1-associated type: protein MPGYLPSPADSRALLIGAGLYPAKGFPELPQAGENLAELRSVLSDGEHALLLPHRVTTLRDPDLPGEVFAAVHRAAAETTELLLVYYVGHGYVDADGELFLAVGGSAKETAHFSAVRCSDLLEQLADADVERFVLILDCCYSGNLLDGALPTRRPFAVLTSSPHNREVSPGQGRLTPFTEQLAQVLRHGVSTPHGHATVQAVGRELEARARLHQPPDTVYHWAPTEVSHQAGDTMLSLALGPSGDLERALGTLRGLHRRAIGYLAAGWQWFFGRGRPRWRRLLGIALSLALLAAGGATGYALTRPGTCPPPLELRMLTAPEEVGPLSGVADSYERSPANHQDIRDARDCRTTHLTVYGAGLDAIAQAFSDPAAWNTPGSDAFTQVGPQPDLWIPQSSAERLYVVQRVPGSYDGLLGTGISVAGSRPVLAVSDSVRAALRLGPSGTTVKWSTLRDRWLGLKDPPVLLRPNPTVSGTGLVHTLGLYRDPDGDAGALALEDSEPLIPDGEIGRLERQVIGQGRSAQDGYWALCELRRGYERDRAYGSAAALVSQRELDAMEAGDPLGDQCPDAVDSVRQDPGRRLGRYWLRGVPDLDYPLVPVVWPGAADTEQRQAAVRRFRDWLTGPAGSARIAQAGYGGSGDGPPDQLSAGGVDTRLARYSRAHPNLRLLVLFDVSGSMGEEGRMEEARRSVEAALRRLADSDVYGLTTFPTGHDPAAAHEVVPLGAAVPDAFTLPAPPLAETREADLYTVLGHALDRLDAFDHDGRQSAVLLVTDGDWLIGATEEERASARKKLTQRLAATGVPLIVASMRPYGCAREAAALAGASVGGTCVASDSMATRLPQLVAALTKRRVTP from the coding sequence ATGCCGGGCTACCTTCCGTCGCCCGCCGACTCGCGCGCGCTGCTGATCGGAGCCGGGCTCTACCCGGCCAAGGGGTTCCCCGAGCTGCCGCAGGCGGGTGAGAACCTCGCCGAGCTGCGCTCCGTACTGAGCGACGGCGAGCACGCCCTGCTGCTCCCGCACCGGGTCACCACCCTGCGCGACCCCGACCTGCCCGGCGAGGTCTTCGCAGCCGTGCACCGGGCGGCGGCCGAGACCACCGAACTGCTGCTGGTCTACTACGTGGGCCACGGCTATGTCGACGCCGACGGGGAACTCTTCCTGGCCGTCGGCGGATCGGCCAAGGAGACCGCCCACTTCAGCGCCGTACGCTGCTCCGACCTGCTGGAGCAGCTCGCTGACGCCGACGTGGAGCGGTTCGTCCTCATCCTGGACTGCTGCTACTCCGGCAACCTCCTCGACGGCGCCCTGCCCACCCGGCGGCCCTTCGCGGTGCTCACCTCCTCCCCGCACAACCGCGAGGTCTCCCCCGGACAGGGCCGCCTCACCCCCTTCACCGAGCAGTTGGCCCAGGTGCTGCGGCACGGCGTCTCCACACCGCACGGCCACGCCACCGTGCAGGCCGTCGGCCGCGAACTGGAGGCCCGGGCCCGCCTCCACCAACCCCCCGACACCGTCTACCACTGGGCCCCCACCGAGGTCTCCCACCAGGCCGGCGACACCATGCTCTCGCTCGCCCTCGGCCCCTCCGGCGACCTCGAACGCGCCCTCGGCACCCTGCGCGGCCTGCACCGGCGCGCGATCGGCTACCTGGCCGCCGGCTGGCAGTGGTTCTTCGGCCGGGGCCGCCCCCGCTGGCGCCGCCTGCTCGGCATCGCCCTCTCCCTCGCCCTGCTCGCCGCCGGCGGCGCCACCGGCTACGCCCTCACCCGCCCCGGCACCTGCCCACCGCCGCTGGAGCTGCGGATGCTCACCGCACCCGAGGAGGTCGGCCCGCTCTCCGGCGTCGCCGACAGCTATGAGCGGTCGCCTGCCAACCACCAGGACATCCGCGACGCACGCGACTGCCGCACCACCCATCTCACCGTCTACGGCGCCGGACTGGACGCCATCGCCCAGGCGTTCTCCGACCCCGCCGCCTGGAACACCCCCGGCAGCGACGCCTTCACCCAGGTCGGCCCGCAGCCCGACCTGTGGATCCCGCAGTCCTCCGCCGAACGGCTCTATGTCGTCCAACGGGTGCCCGGCAGCTACGACGGACTGCTCGGCACCGGCATCTCCGTCGCCGGCAGCCGCCCGGTGCTCGCCGTCTCCGACTCGGTACGCGCCGCCCTCCGCCTCGGCCCCAGCGGCACCACCGTGAAGTGGTCCACGCTGCGCGACCGGTGGCTCGGCCTCAAGGACCCGCCGGTCCTGCTGCGCCCCAACCCCACCGTCTCCGGCACCGGCCTGGTGCACACCCTCGGCCTCTACCGCGACCCCGACGGCGACGCCGGAGCGCTGGCCCTCGAAGACAGCGAACCCCTCATCCCCGACGGGGAGATCGGCAGGTTGGAACGCCAGGTGATCGGCCAGGGCCGCTCCGCCCAGGACGGCTACTGGGCGCTCTGCGAGCTGCGGCGCGGCTATGAGCGCGACCGGGCCTACGGCTCCGCCGCCGCGCTGGTCTCGCAGCGCGAACTCGACGCCATGGAGGCGGGGGACCCGCTCGGCGACCAGTGCCCGGACGCCGTCGACTCCGTCCGGCAGGACCCCGGCCGCAGGCTCGGCCGCTACTGGCTGCGCGGCGTCCCCGACCTCGACTATCCGCTGGTCCCGGTGGTCTGGCCCGGTGCGGCCGACACGGAGCAGCGGCAGGCCGCCGTCCGCCGCTTCCGCGACTGGCTCACCGGCCCGGCCGGCAGCGCGCGGATAGCCCAGGCCGGGTACGGCGGCAGCGGCGACGGCCCGCCCGACCAGCTCAGCGCGGGCGGCGTGGACACCCGGCTCGCCCGATACAGCCGGGCCCATCCCAATCTGCGGCTGCTGGTCCTCTTCGACGTCTCCGGGTCGATGGGCGAGGAGGGCCGCATGGAGGAGGCCCGGCGGTCCGTGGAGGCGGCGCTGCGGCGCCTGGCCGACAGCGACGTCTACGGGCTGACCACCTTCCCCACCGGCCACGACCCGGCCGCCGCCCATGAGGTGGTCCCGCTCGGCGCCGCCGTCCCCGACGCCTTCACCCTCCCGGCCCCGCCGCTCGCCGAGACCCGCGAAGCCGACCTCTACACGGTGCTGGGCCACGCCCTCGACCGGCTCGACGCCTTCGACCACGACGGCAGGCAGAGCGCCGTCCTGCTGGTCACCGACGGCGACTGGCTGATCGGCGCCACCGAGGAGGAACGCGCCTCGGCCCGGAAGAAGCTGACCCAGCGGCTGGCGGCCACCGGCGTCCCGCTGATCGTCGCCTCGATGCGCCCCTACGGCTGCGCGAGGGAGGCGGCGGCGCTCGCCGGAGCCTCCGTCGGCGGCACCTGTGTGGCCAGCGACTCCATGGCCACCAGGCTTCCGCAGCTCGTCGCGGCCCTCACCAAGCGGAGGGTGACCCCATGA
- a CDS encoding effector-associated constant component EACC1 — translation MQPGEVRIVVEGAGAHADAVRTLDKWLAGERDQGLGDRPRRIVPREDGEPVQGLLADIVLNLGTDGVVALVGVLVRSLHSHLRNQPDPGRSVTVRLPNGSRFTVPRGEMTQGEFEALTLRIVRALNQDDQPG, via the coding sequence ATGCAGCCCGGTGAGGTGCGGATCGTCGTCGAAGGCGCCGGGGCCCATGCGGACGCCGTCCGGACGCTGGACAAGTGGCTCGCCGGGGAGCGGGACCAGGGGCTCGGCGACCGGCCGCGCCGCATCGTGCCGCGCGAGGACGGCGAGCCCGTCCAGGGCCTGCTCGCGGACATCGTGCTCAACCTCGGCACCGACGGCGTGGTGGCCCTGGTGGGGGTGCTCGTCCGCTCGCTCCACAGCCATCTGCGCAACCAGCCCGACCCCGGCAGATCCGTCACCGTCCGGCTCCCCAACGGCAGCCGGTTCACCGTCCCCAGGGGGGAGATGACGCAGGGGGAGTTCGAGGCCCTGACCCTCCGGATCGTCCGGGCTTTGAACCAGGACGACCAGCCCGGGTAG
- a CDS encoding HAD family hydrolase produces MTKLGLPDHIRACLFDLDGVLTRTAVVHAAAWKEMFDDFLRRRDGDDFRPFDPVADYDEYVDGRPRADGVRTFLASRGIELPEGADDDPPERETVHGLGNRKNVLVLARIREQGVDAYPGSVRFAEAVRAEGLRTAVVSSSANCRDVLVSAGIESLFEVRIDGVVAAERKLPGKPHPDTFLEAARELGVEPGAAAVFEDALAGMDAGRAGRFGYVVGVDRVGQADALRKHGADTVVQDLAELLEERR; encoded by the coding sequence ATGACGAAGCTCGGCCTTCCGGACCACATCCGGGCCTGCCTGTTCGACCTCGACGGTGTCCTGACCAGGACCGCCGTGGTGCATGCCGCCGCGTGGAAGGAGATGTTCGACGACTTCCTGCGGCGCCGCGACGGCGACGACTTCCGGCCGTTCGACCCGGTGGCGGACTACGACGAGTACGTCGACGGGCGGCCGCGCGCCGACGGGGTGCGCACCTTCCTGGCCTCCCGGGGCATCGAGCTGCCGGAGGGGGCGGACGACGACCCGCCGGAGCGGGAGACGGTGCACGGGCTCGGTAACCGGAAGAACGTCCTGGTCCTGGCGAGGATCCGGGAGCAGGGGGTGGACGCCTACCCGGGCTCGGTGCGGTTCGCCGAGGCGGTGCGCGCCGAGGGGCTGCGCACCGCCGTGGTCTCCTCCAGCGCCAACTGCCGCGATGTGCTGGTGTCGGCCGGTATCGAGTCCCTCTTCGAGGTGCGGATCGACGGGGTGGTGGCCGCCGAGCGCAAGCTGCCCGGCAAGCCGCACCCCGACACCTTCCTGGAGGCCGCCCGGGAGCTCGGTGTGGAGCCGGGCGCGGCGGCGGTCTTCGAGGACGCGCTGGCGGGCATGGACGCCGGGCGGGCCGGGCGGTTCGGGTATGTCGTCGGCGTCGACCGGGTCGGGCAGGCCGACGCGCTGCGCAAGCACGGCGCCGACACCGTGGTGCAGGACCTGGCCGAGCTGCTGGAGGAGCGCCGGTGA